From Spirosoma agri, one genomic window encodes:
- a CDS encoding formylglycine-generating enzyme family protein, which produces MHLKHLSVVVAIAIGAVGRTNAQTTTDFKSYTQVVPGSNQTYAMVAIPGGKFMMGSLPDEKGHKPDEGPKHSVAIDPFYMGKYEVTWDLYDLFAFTNMEKEMAAKYTDKDANLTKTDATTRPSPPYVDMSFGMGRAGYPAINMTQYAAIKFCAWLYAKTGIFYRLPTEAEWEYACRGNDKNATMAYSFGNDVAKLGEYAVFASNSGGAYKKVGTKKPNSFGLYDMHGNVMEWTQDQYIEDYYASVAKGTVKEPYAPTTTLYPNAVRGGSWDDEPAVLRSAARTPSAPAWKVLDPQSPKSDWWLTSASFVGFRIVRPAKVPSDDEINAYYGIKPIKDY; this is translated from the coding sequence ATGCATCTGAAACATCTCAGTGTAGTCGTTGCGATTGCAATTGGTGCGGTTGGTCGAACAAATGCGCAAACAACTACTGATTTCAAATCGTACACGCAGGTCGTTCCGGGCAGCAATCAAACGTACGCGATGGTTGCCATTCCGGGCGGTAAATTTATGATGGGCAGTCTGCCCGATGAGAAAGGCCATAAGCCCGACGAAGGTCCCAAGCACAGCGTTGCCATTGACCCTTTCTATATGGGCAAATACGAGGTCACATGGGATCTGTATGATCTGTTCGCTTTCACCAATATGGAGAAAGAAATGGCGGCTAAATACACGGACAAAGACGCAAATCTGACAAAAACCGACGCGACCACGCGGCCAAGTCCGCCCTACGTCGATATGTCGTTCGGGATGGGCCGGGCAGGTTATCCGGCCATCAACATGACACAATATGCGGCCATAAAATTCTGCGCCTGGCTATACGCTAAAACAGGCATCTTTTATCGGCTACCCACCGAAGCGGAATGGGAGTATGCCTGCCGGGGAAACGACAAGAATGCCACGATGGCTTACTCATTCGGAAATGATGTGGCCAAGCTGGGCGAGTATGCCGTTTTTGCCAGTAACAGCGGGGGAGCGTACAAAAAAGTCGGCACCAAAAAGCCAAATTCATTCGGGCTGTACGACATGCACGGCAACGTGATGGAATGGACGCAGGACCAGTACATCGAGGATTACTACGCGTCGGTAGCGAAAGGAACTGTCAAAGAACCGTATGCACCAACGACTACCCTGTATCCGAATGCGGTTCGCGGTGGTTCCTGGGACGATGAGCCAGCTGTACTGCGCTCGGCGGCCCGAACCCCTTCGGCTCCGGCCTGGAAAGTACTCGATCCGCAGAGCCCGAAATCGGACTGGTGGCTGACATCGGCTTCATTCGTTGGTTTTCGAATCGTTCGCCCGGCCAAAGTACCCAGCGATGATGAGATCAATGCTTATTACGGAATCAAACCGATCAAAGACTATTGA
- the folK gene encoding 2-amino-4-hydroxy-6-hydroxymethyldihydropteridine diphosphokinase, with amino-acid sequence MEIFLLLGANLGDRVATLNRAVALIAERVGRIEQKSSLYETAPWGVVDQPTYLNQVLAVATDHAPQRVLDVAQVIEQELGRVRLEKWGSRVIDIDILYYGHQILQTETLTVPHPYLHLRRFTLVPLAEISPAYVHPVLRETTLKLLEKCPDTSEVTIFNS; translated from the coding sequence ATGGAAATTTTCCTCCTTCTTGGTGCTAATCTGGGCGACCGTGTAGCCACGCTAAACCGGGCCGTTGCATTAATCGCCGAACGAGTTGGTCGGATTGAGCAAAAATCGAGTCTATACGAAACGGCTCCCTGGGGCGTTGTGGATCAACCGACCTATCTGAATCAGGTGTTGGCGGTTGCTACTGATCATGCACCACAACGGGTATTGGATGTAGCGCAGGTAATCGAGCAGGAACTAGGCCGGGTTCGGCTCGAGAAATGGGGTTCGCGGGTTATTGATATCGACATACTATATTACGGACATCAGATTCTGCAAACCGAAACATTGACCGTCCCACACCCATATCTGCATCTGCGCCGGTTCACGCTTGTGCCACTGGCTGAGATTTCCCCTGCTTATGTTCATCCGGTTTTGCGGGAAACGACTCTGAAACTGTTGGAAAAGTGTCCGGATACGAGTGAGGTCACCATTTTTAATAGCTGA
- a CDS encoding pyridoxal phosphate-dependent aminotransferase, producing the protein MSATLDTVSLLADRINALEESSTLAMTKKARELAALGHKVISLSVGEPDFKTPQHICDAAKKAIDDGFHGYSPVAGYPDLRKAIADKFKRDNNIDWKPENIVVSTGAKHSLANVIQVLINPGDEVVIFSPYWVSYSEMVKLAEGKAVVVDGSFDNNFKVTPEQFEAAITDRTKIVMYASPNNPTGSIYSEAELRAIADVVARNENVYVLADEIYEYINFTPEGHFSIGSIPEIADRVITVNGVAKGFAMTGWRIGYIGAAKWIADGVEKLQGQVTSGTNSIAQKATVAALNGPLDSSFEMTKAYHRRRDLVVKLLKEVPGFRTNVPEGAFYAFPDISYYYGKSDGTTTINNSDDFAGWLLNTAYVATVAGSGFGAPDCLRISTAAADESLVEAVQRIKDAVATLK; encoded by the coding sequence ATGTCTGCCACGCTTGACACCGTGAGTTTGTTAGCCGACCGCATCAACGCGCTGGAAGAGTCGTCCACGCTGGCGATGACCAAAAAAGCTCGTGAATTAGCCGCTTTGGGCCACAAAGTAATCAGCCTGAGCGTTGGTGAACCGGACTTCAAAACACCCCAACACATTTGCGACGCTGCCAAAAAGGCCATCGACGATGGTTTTCATGGCTACTCGCCCGTTGCTGGTTATCCTGATCTCCGCAAAGCCATTGCTGATAAATTCAAACGGGACAATAATATCGACTGGAAACCCGAAAATATCGTTGTCTCAACCGGTGCAAAACACTCGCTGGCCAACGTCATTCAGGTGTTGATCAATCCGGGTGATGAAGTGGTCATTTTCTCGCCGTACTGGGTTAGCTACTCAGAAATGGTGAAACTGGCTGAAGGCAAAGCTGTCGTCGTTGACGGTTCGTTCGACAACAATTTCAAAGTGACGCCCGAGCAGTTTGAAGCCGCCATTACGGATCGGACCAAGATCGTTATGTATGCATCGCCCAACAACCCGACGGGATCGATTTATTCGGAAGCTGAACTGCGCGCCATTGCCGATGTGGTGGCCCGCAACGAAAACGTTTACGTGCTGGCGGATGAAATTTACGAGTACATCAATTTCACCCCCGAAGGCCATTTCAGTATCGGTTCAATTCCCGAAATTGCCGATCGTGTTATTACGGTCAATGGCGTTGCCAAAGGCTTTGCGATGACCGGCTGGCGCATTGGCTATATCGGAGCGGCTAAATGGATTGCGGATGGCGTTGAGAAACTACAGGGACAAGTTACATCGGGTACGAACTCGATCGCTCAAAAAGCGACCGTGGCTGCTCTGAATGGTCCTCTAGATTCATCGTTTGAGATGACGAAAGCGTATCACCGTCGGCGTGACCTGGTCGTGAAGCTGTTGAAAGAAGTACCCGGCTTCCGCACAAACGTGCCTGAAGGCGCTTTTTATGCTTTCCCTGACATTAGTTATTATTACGGTAAATCAGATGGAACGACAACCATCAATAACTCCGATGATTTCGCCGGCTGGCTGTTGAATACAGCGTATGTGGCAACTGTTGCCGGTTCGGGTTTTGGTGCGCCTGACTGCCTGCGTATATCAACCGCTGCGGCTGACGAGTCGCTCGTTGAAGCTGTACAGCGCATCAAAGACGCTGTTGCCACGTTGAAATAG